The following proteins come from a genomic window of Macadamia integrifolia cultivar HAES 741 chromosome 14, SCU_Mint_v3, whole genome shotgun sequence:
- the LOC122061455 gene encoding pentatricopeptide repeat-containing protein At4g19890, protein MKILLRDHGAMVVPSLRYLSLHHSLNRYLRHSSYPKGKNGLYLPFLTRQSSVSTTNNGHKPFNWPQYPQTSLPWIEEIKDTQDHSLASTIPTQTSVTTICFLVREAYHQRGQRRANSTPLFLKINESLLTHEKALTVVASVADTDGSMVALSFFYWAISLSKFRHFMRLYITTASSLMHLGNSERAHEVMRCMVKSFAEVGKLKEAVDMTIEMQNQGLPPNVHTLNFILRNAVELSQLELAENVFVEMCNRGVSPNSCSFKSIIGAHCRIGNVTDVEKWLSDMMAEGLIIDNVTCTLVIDAFCNNGYANRVPGLLQKMREAGLAVNVINYTALINGLCKRGSVKQAFEILEQMAREGCKPNVYTHTALIDGLCKKGWIEKAFRLFLKLIRSNNYKPNVHTYTCMISGYCKEKKLNRAEMLLTRMQEQGLVPNTNTYTTLIDGHCKVGNVDRAYELLDKMAKENCTPNISTYNAIIDGLCKKGRVQEAHRLLQTGYAHGLQADKITYTILISEHCRRADPNRALELFNKMLKLGLQPDMHTYTTLIAVFCRQRRMKDSEKLFDEAIELGLVLSKHTYTSMISGYCRDRNVSSALNVFHKMTECGCPADSLTYGALISGLCKESKLQEAHKLYDAMVDKGFSPCEVTRLTLAYEYCKKDETATAMAILDILDKKLWIRTVNTLIRKLCSERMVDMAASFFHRLLDKDQNVDRITSVAFMTACYDKNKYSVASELTKRISEGNS, encoded by the coding sequence ATGAAGATTTTGTTGCGTGATCATGGTGCCATGGTGGTTCCGTCTCTTCGGTACCTCTCCCTTCATCACTCATTGAACCGTTATCTTCGTCATTCTTCctacccaaaaggaaaaaatggccTGTATCTCCCATTTCTCACTCGTCAATCTAGCGTTTCAACAACCAACAATGGCCATAAACCTTTTAATTGGCCTCAGTATCCTCAAACTTCACTTCCCTGGATCGAAGAAATCAAAGACACTCAAGATCATTCACTGGCTTCAACTATTCCAACCCAAACTTCAGTTACTACAATCTGCTTTCTTGTTCGTGAAGCTTATCACCAACGAGGCCAAAGAAGAGCAAACTCTACTCCATTGTTTCTTAAAATTAATGAATCTCTTTTGACCCACGAAAAGGCTCTTACTGTCGTTGCTTCTGTCGCCGACACAGATGGTTCCATGGTGGCCTTGAGTTTCTTCTATTGGGCTATCAGCCTCTCGAAGTTTCGTCACTTCATGCGCTTATATATAACCACTGCTTCTTCATTGATGCATCTCGGAAATTCTGAGAGAGCCCACGAAGTCATGAGGTGTATGGTGAAAAGCTTTGCTGAAGTTGGGAAGTTGAAGGAAGCTGTCGACATGACTATTGAGATGCAAAACCAGGGCTTGCCTCCTAATGTTCACACCTTGAACTTTATCCTGAGGAATGCTGTGGAATTGAGCCAGTTAGAACTTGCTGAGAATGTGTTTGTGGAAATGTGTAATAGAGGTGTTTCTCCGAATTCTTGTAGTTTCAAGTCAATTATTGGAGCTCATTGCAGGATAGGTAACGTCACTGATGTGGAGAAGTGGTTAAGTGACATGATGGCTGAAGGCCTTATCATAGATAATGTGACCTGTACTTTGGTCATTGATGCATTCTGCAACAACGGCTATGCAAATAGGGTACCTGGGCTTTTGCAGAAGATGCGTGAGGCGGGGTTGGCTGTAAATGTGATCAATTATACAGCTTTGATTAATGGGTTGTGCAAGAGAGGCAGTGTTAAGCAAGCATTTGAAATTTTGGAGCAGATGGCAAGGGAAGGTTGTAAGCCAAATGTCTATACTCACACAGCATTGATTGATGGACTCTGCAAGAAAGGTTGGATAGAGAAGGCATTTAGGCTGTTTCTGAAGCTTATTCGGAGCAATAACTATAAACCAAATGTGCATACATACACTTGCATGATCAGTGGCTATTGCAAGGAGAAGAAGTTGAATCGGGCTGAGATGTTGTTGACTAGGATGCAAGAACAAGGATTGGTACCAAacaccaacacctacacaactTTGATTGATGGGCATTGCAAAGTAGGGAATGTTGATCGGGCTTATGAGCTGCTAGATAAAATGGCTAAAGAAAATTGCACTCCCAATATTAGTACATACAATGCAATTATTGATGGCCTCTGCAAGAAGGGAAGAGTTCAGGAGGCACATAGGCTTCTTCAGACGGGCTATGCACATGGATTGCAAGCAGATAAAATCACATATACCATCCTCATTAGCGAGCATTGCAGGCGGGCTGACCCTAATCGGGCTTTGGAATTGTTTAACAAGATGTTAAAATTAGGGCTCCAGCCTGATATGCATACGTACACCACATTAATTGCAGTATTTTgccgtcaaagaagaatgaaagataGTGAGAAGCTATTTGACGAAGCTATTGAACTTGGCTTGGTACTGAGCAAACACACTTATACATCTATGATCTCTGGGTACTGTAGAGATAGAAACGTCAGCTCTGCTTTGAATGTCTTTCATAAGATGACTGAGTGTGGCTGTCCCGCTGATTCTCTCACTTATGGTGCTCTAATAAGTGGGCTTTGCAAGGAGTCCAAGCTGCAGGAGGCTCACAAGCTTTATGATGCCATGGTAGATAAGGGATTCTCGCCATGTGAAGTTACTCGCCTCACATTAGCTTATGAATATTGCAAGAAGGATGAGACTGCCACTGCTATGGCTATCTTGGACATATTAGACAAGAAGTTGTGGATTCGTACTGTCAATACCTTAATCAGGAAACTTTGTAGTGAGAGGATGGTGGACATGGCAGCATCATTTTTCCACAGATTGTTGGATAAAGACCAGAATGTGGACCGTATAACTTCTGTAGCCTTCATGACGGCATGCTATGATAAGAACAAGTATTCAGTTGCTTCCGAATTGACTAAAAGGATTTCAGAAGGGAACAGTTAG
- the LOC122061456 gene encoding alcohol dehydrogenase-like 6 — protein sequence MSSVKDPRVITCKAAVAWGPGEPLILEEVELDPPHPMEIRIKVVCTSLCRSDITQWESKANAPLFPRIFGHEASGIVESTGEGVTEFKEGDHVLTLFTGECRTCRHCKSDKSNMCQVLGLERRGLMHSDQKTRFSTRGKPIYHYCAVSSFSEYTVVHSGCAVKISLTAPLEKICLLSCGVAAGLGAAWKVADISEGSNVVIFGLGTVGLSIAQGAKLRGASRIIGVDTNPEKHEKGKAFGITDFINPDDCNEPVSQVIKRITDGGADYSFECVGDTSMITTALQSCSDGWGLTVTLGVPKVKPEVTAHYGLLLSGRTLKGSLFGGWKPKSDLPSLVDMYLREEIQIDQFITHNLQFEDINKAFDLMRQGKCLRCVIHMPH from the exons ATGTCTTCCGTCAAAGACCCTCGTGTCATCACCTGCAAAG CTGCGGTTGCTTGGGGACCTGGAGAGCCTCTGATTTTAGAGGAAGTGGAGCTGGACCCTCCGCATCCAATGGAGATTCGTATAAAGGTCGTCTGCACCTCACTTTGCCGGAGTGACATAACACAATGGGAATCTAAG GCAAATGCTCCTTTATTTCCTCGGATATTTGGCCATGAAGCATCAGG AATTGTTGAAAGCACAGGAGAAGGAGTGACTGAATTTAAGGAAGGTGACCATGTGCTGACGTTGTTCACTGGAGAATGCAGGACATGCAGACATTGTAAGTCTGATAAAAGTAACATGTGCCAAGTATTGGGGCTGGAAAGGAGAGGTTTGATGCATAGTGATCAGAAAACCCGTTTCTCAACAAGAGGGAAACCCATCTATCACTATTGTGCTGTTTCAAGTTTTAGTGAATACACTGTAGTGCATTCCGGATGTGCTGTTAAAATCAGCTTAACAGCTCCACTAGAGAAAATTTGCCTGCTTAGTTGTGGAGTTGCTGCAG GTCTAGGTGCAGCTTGGAAGGTTGCAGACATATCAGAAGGATCAAATGTAGTAATTTTTGGCCTTGGTACTGTAGGTCTTTCT ATTGCTCAAGGCGCTAAATTAAGGGGGGCATCTCGAATAATTGGTGTGGATACCAATCCTGAAAAGCATGAAAAGG GAAAGGCTTTTGGGATTACGGATTTTATCAATCCTGATGACTGTAATGAACCTGTTTCCCAG gTTATTAAGCGTATTACTGATGGAGGTGCCGACTATTCTTTTGAGTGTGTTGGTGACACTAGCATGATTACTACAGCATTGCAATCATGTTCTGAT gGTTGGGGTTTGACTGTTACTCTTGGTGTACCAAAAGTGAAACCTGAGGTCACAGCACATTATGGACTACTACTTTCAGGAAGAACCCTAAAAGGCTCTCTATTTGGAGGATGGAAACCCAAATCTGATCTTCCATCTTTAGTGGACATGTATTTAAGAGAG GAAATCCAAATTGATCAGTTTATCACACACAATCTACAATTTGAGGATATAAACAAGGCATTTGACCTGATGAGGCAAGGGAAATGTTTACGGTGTGTGATACACATGCCACACTAA
- the LOC122060514 gene encoding NDR1/HIN1-like protein 6: protein MAEVHPKIHPVVDPEAPPTVPLVPEGSTVSEKGDPAVQQYPPPPVVVVQSKKRRRSCCRCLCWTISILILLVIIIAAVVGILYLVFQPKVPSYTIDRLTISKFSINNDLSVSAKFIIRLKAYNPNKKIGIYYEDGSNLTAWYTTTKLCQGSLPVFYQGHQNTTILDLELNGQIQDGTTILQELNQQQQTGSIPLVLDAKVPVRIKLGSLKLMKMKPRVRCNVVVNSLSENYSISIKSSSCKLKFKF, encoded by the coding sequence ATGGCAGAAGTGCATCCAAAAATACATCCCGTCGTGGATCCCGAAGCGCCGCCGACGGTGCCATTAGTACCAGAGGGTTCAACTGTATCAGAAAAAGGTGATCCCGCCGTCCAGCAATACCCACCGCCGCCGGTAGTGGTGGTGCAAtcaaagaagaggaggaggagttgtTGCAGGTGTTTGTGTTGGACAATTAGTATTCTTATACTTTTGGTGATTATCATTGCAGCTGTGGTTGGTATACTCTATCTAGTCTTCCAACCAAAGGTTCCATCTTACACTATAGATCGTTTAACCATTAGTAAGTTCTCTATAAACAATGATTTGAGTGTCTCTGCTAAGTTCATCATCAGGCTTAAGGCTTATAATCCCAACAAGAAAATTGGAATTTATTATGAAGATGGGAGCAATCTTACTGCTTGGTACACAACCACAAAGCTATGTCAAGGGTCTTTGCCAGTATTCTATCAGGGTCACCAGAATACAACTATACTTGATTTGGAATTAAATGGTCAGATTCAAGATGGAACTACTATTTTGCAGGAATTAAATCAGCAACAACAGACAGGTAGCATTCCATTGGTTCTTGATGCTAAAGTGCCAGTTAGGATTAAGCTTGGATCATTGAAGCTGATGAAGATGAAGCCTCGTGTAAGATGCAATGTGGTGGTCAATAGCTTGAgtgagaattattcgattagTATTAAAAGTAGTAGctgtaaattgaaatttaagttttaa